Proteins from a single region of Aureibacter tunicatorum:
- a CDS encoding GNAT family N-acetyltransferase, with translation MIRPYQPQDKEALLEVFKLNTPKYFDESEINDFENYLREKPDTYLSIEVDNNIVGGTGYYVNPNDKSGRVTWIFFDPKYSKQGLGKQSVEYCLNVLSQDCRVEKFIVTTSQLASKFFEKFGYRTTRIEKNYWGEGLDLYEMEMPNDKISKSN, from the coding sequence ATGATAAGACCTTACCAGCCACAAGACAAAGAGGCTTTGCTTGAAGTGTTTAAGCTTAACACGCCCAAATACTTTGACGAAAGCGAAATCAATGATTTCGAGAATTATTTGAGAGAAAAACCTGACACTTACCTGAGCATTGAGGTGGATAATAATATTGTTGGAGGCACAGGCTATTATGTTAATCCAAATGACAAATCCGGACGAGTCACTTGGATTTTTTTCGATCCAAAATATTCCAAACAAGGACTTGGAAAACAGTCTGTGGAATATTGTTTAAACGTATTAAGCCAAGATTGCAGAGTTGAAAAATTCATTGTGACAACATCCCAACTAGCCAGCAAGTTTTTTGAGAAATTCGGATACCGTACCACTCGGATTGAAAAGAATTATTGGGGAGAAGGATTGGATTTGTATGAAATGGAAATGCCCAATGATAAAATATCAAAATCAAACTAA
- a CDS encoding efflux RND transporter periplasmic adaptor subunit, protein MIKFKQLLLIAWLVHVFLACQSTHTQINRDNSLALETQTLTTSAIRLEQNYVASIEGVKTIEIRPQTSGFIERCNIIEGQEVKKGEVLFTINSENQRQAVRAAEALKLVAEANVENAELEVLKVKPLVTKGIIGEVELATVKSNRSAAVAQLEKAKADLKNAKENLSYTIVRSPVDGVVGDLPYKLGSLVSSQTPLPLTTISDISEMNAFFTLTEKELLRFLRDTKELNHEQRLNKLPDVTLMLADGSTFEHSGKVVAINGLVNPRTGSVSFKAAFPNPDQLMRSGSSGTIKMPLVLDNALLIPKSATFELQGKLFVYLLNEERKAVSKEIKVSSNQYEDRFIVEAGVQINDEIVAEGLIKVREGVLIQ, encoded by the coding sequence ATGATTAAATTCAAACAATTGCTTTTAATAGCTTGGTTGGTACATGTGTTCTTAGCTTGTCAGTCTACCCATACACAGATCAATAGAGACAATTCGTTAGCCTTAGAAACCCAGACCTTAACGACTTCAGCAATTAGGCTTGAGCAAAATTATGTTGCCAGCATTGAGGGGGTTAAAACCATAGAGATTCGTCCGCAGACGTCTGGATTTATTGAGCGCTGCAATATTATTGAAGGACAAGAAGTGAAGAAGGGAGAAGTCTTATTCACGATCAATAGTGAAAACCAAAGACAAGCGGTTAGGGCGGCTGAAGCATTGAAGTTGGTAGCAGAAGCCAATGTGGAAAATGCGGAGTTGGAAGTGCTTAAAGTAAAGCCTTTGGTCACTAAAGGGATTATTGGCGAGGTGGAGTTAGCTACTGTAAAAAGCAATCGGTCCGCTGCTGTAGCGCAACTAGAAAAAGCGAAAGCAGACCTGAAAAATGCGAAAGAAAACCTCTCCTATACCATCGTTCGAAGCCCGGTGGATGGTGTCGTGGGAGATTTGCCTTATAAATTAGGTTCTTTGGTGAGCAGTCAAACTCCTCTTCCATTAACAACCATTTCAGATATCAGTGAAATGAATGCTTTTTTTACGTTGACCGAAAAAGAGCTTTTAAGATTTCTTAGAGATACCAAAGAACTAAACCATGAGCAACGATTGAATAAGTTGCCTGATGTTACACTCATGCTTGCCGATGGTTCTACCTTTGAGCATTCGGGAAAAGTTGTTGCGATTAATGGTCTGGTGAATCCAAGAACCGGGAGCGTGAGTTTTAAGGCAGCCTTCCCAAATCCTGATCAGTTGATGCGTTCTGGTAGCAGTGGCACAATAAAAATGCCTTTGGTTTTGGATAATGCTTTATTAATCCCAAAATCAGCCACCTTTGAGTTGCAAGGGAAACTGTTTGTCTATCTGTTGAATGAAGAGCGCAAAGCTGTTTCCAAGGAGATCAAGGTAAGTTCCAATCAATATGAGGATAGGTTTATCGTGGAAGCCGGCGTGCAAATCAATGATGAAATTGTTGCTGAAGGTCTGATAAAGGTTAGAGAAGGAGTGTTGATTCAATAA
- a CDS encoding sensor histidine kinase has translation MQKNTVFIRVLALCVKRVVTEAGSYYFWSMKSLIIKYKAFLIGFVIIPIFYVLKHYGFIIIPEGESTAFNIFTLFWGLAIALPIHFFTYLKKKVRIVKGVVSLGLLFFVALFVDSVMRMPDNPITLSLLLAFWLGLVYFLVPDFCKKYWKVFAIYYTPLFLYYLYHRIFSENIEAYMQIKEEFPIFAFVLPVPVFFIFWLYEQWKWLKNLKAEKAQAELALLRTQINPHFFFNTLNNLYALTIKNSMQAPEVILKLSDMMRYTIYEGEKELVSISDEIDYLNNYIELHQIRYKKSVDIIFEHEVNPEIKIAPLLFIILLENAFKHGVETLAENAFIHIRLHENAGELCFEIENNFDPEESKSTQGIGLQNLKKRLVLLYENQHELNFNTKEDVYSVTLKIARDA, from the coding sequence ATGCAAAAAAATACTGTGTTCATCCGTGTTTTGGCACTGTGTGTCAAGAGAGTTGTGACTGAGGCAGGATCATATTACTTTTGGAGCATGAAATCATTGATTATAAAATATAAAGCCTTTCTTATCGGATTTGTGATCATACCGATTTTCTATGTATTAAAGCATTATGGATTTATCATCATTCCGGAAGGGGAGAGTACAGCGTTTAATATTTTCACACTCTTTTGGGGTTTAGCTATTGCTTTGCCGATACATTTTTTCACTTATTTGAAAAAGAAAGTAAGGATTGTAAAAGGAGTTGTTTCTTTGGGACTGTTATTTTTTGTGGCACTGTTTGTTGATTCGGTCATGAGGATGCCGGACAATCCCATTACTTTGTCATTGCTATTGGCTTTTTGGCTTGGCTTGGTTTACTTTTTAGTGCCTGATTTTTGCAAAAAGTACTGGAAGGTTTTCGCAATCTATTATACGCCGCTTTTTCTCTATTATCTATATCATCGAATCTTCTCCGAGAATATTGAAGCTTATATGCAGATCAAAGAGGAGTTTCCGATTTTTGCATTCGTGCTGCCGGTTCCGGTTTTCTTTATTTTTTGGCTTTATGAACAGTGGAAATGGCTGAAGAATCTGAAGGCGGAAAAAGCACAAGCGGAATTGGCTCTGCTCAGAACGCAAATCAATCCGCATTTTTTCTTCAATACTTTGAATAATCTCTATGCATTAACGATTAAAAATTCCATGCAAGCTCCTGAGGTTATATTGAAGCTTTCAGATATGATGCGTTATACGATTTATGAAGGAGAAAAGGAATTGGTAAGTATCTCGGATGAGATTGATTACTTGAATAATTACATCGAATTGCATCAAATACGATACAAGAAATCGGTTGATATTATCTTTGAGCATGAAGTTAATCCAGAGATTAAAATTGCTCCATTGCTATTTATTATTTTATTGGAAAATGCGTTTAAACATGGAGTAGAGACACTTGCTGAAAATGCTTTCATCCATATTCGATTGCATGAAAATGCTGGTGAGCTTTGTTTTGAGATTGAAAATAATTTCGATCCAGAAGAAAGCAAATCCACACAAGGTATTGGCTTACAGAATCTCAAAAAAAGATTAGTTTTGCTCTATGAAAATCAACACGAGTTGAATTTCAATACTAAAGAAGATGTTTATTCAGTGACCTTAAAAATAGCTCGAGATGCTTAA
- a CDS encoding methyltransferase produces MKNTIEQLTPQQIMQVGTGFWPSKILLTAVNFEIFTLLAEKEQLSAKPLKNKLELKCTDRHFFDFLDVLVGLGFLQREGLLESASYRNSPETDLFLDKSKPTYIGGILEMMNNRLFSFWGNLDEALKTGEAQNEAKYGKQPIFELLYQNEQMLKGFVNAMTGMQIGNFMTLAEKFDFTSYNSLLDVGGSAGVLSLLVAKHNSHMNCLTLDLPPLEKIANETINKFGLEDQVKAVSGDFFEIEFPKSDVVVMGNILHDWNEEKKLLLIEKAYQALPENGCLIVIETIIDNERKTNPFGMMMSLNMLIENQDGFDFTLDDFTNWTTKVGFRETKQMHLTGPTSAVIAFK; encoded by the coding sequence ATGAAAAATACAATAGAACAACTTACACCTCAACAAATCATGCAGGTGGGGACGGGTTTTTGGCCGTCAAAAATTTTATTGACAGCAGTGAATTTTGAAATCTTTACTTTGCTTGCTGAAAAAGAACAACTTTCGGCAAAACCGCTGAAGAATAAATTAGAATTAAAATGCACAGACAGGCATTTTTTTGACTTTTTGGATGTGCTAGTAGGCTTGGGCTTTTTGCAGAGAGAAGGATTATTGGAAAGTGCTTCGTATAGAAATTCTCCGGAAACAGATTTATTTTTGGATAAATCAAAACCTACCTATATCGGGGGTATATTGGAAATGATGAACAATCGTTTATTTAGTTTTTGGGGCAATCTTGATGAAGCTTTGAAAACAGGCGAGGCGCAAAATGAAGCAAAGTATGGAAAACAACCTATTTTTGAGCTGTTGTATCAAAATGAACAAATGCTCAAAGGTTTTGTAAATGCCATGACCGGAATGCAGATTGGAAATTTTATGACGTTAGCTGAAAAGTTTGATTTCACTTCTTACAATAGCCTTTTAGATGTTGGAGGATCCGCAGGAGTACTATCACTACTTGTTGCAAAGCATAATTCACATATGAATTGTTTGACTTTGGATTTACCTCCTTTGGAAAAGATAGCCAATGAAACCATCAATAAGTTTGGCTTAGAAGATCAAGTGAAAGCTGTCAGTGGCGATTTTTTTGAAATTGAATTTCCGAAATCGGATGTTGTTGTTATGGGAAATATCCTCCATGATTGGAATGAAGAGAAGAAATTGTTATTGATTGAAAAAGCTTATCAAGCTTTGCCAGAAAATGGATGCTTGATAGTGATCGAAACCATTATTGATAATGAAAGGAAAACGAATCCTTTTGGTATGATGATGAGTTTAAATATGCTCATTGAAAATCAAGATGGCTTTGATTTTACCTTAGATGATTTTACAAATTGGACAACTAAGGTTGGTTTTAGAGAGACGAAACAAATGCATTTGACCGGACCAACGAGTGCGGTAATAGCCTTTAAATAA
- a CDS encoding DUF2911 domain-containing protein: MKTIIAFLLLLITAFQPAYSQIGRLAPSPLQETKIKIGVTDITLSFSRPSMRGREIFGGLVPYNQWWRTGANRNTTIEFSEEITIGEQRIKKGKYAIFSKPNPDKWEILLYKKTDNWNVPKTIDSTQIAASITVPVKTIADTLEVMSISIDNFTNYEFDLSIAWSTSKVTIPVQLITREIMEEKISSTLNGPSFHDYYAAAVYEMESGHNFNRGLEWIELSIKHRETPSWWDLRAKAILLMGLNKNEEALKVAQKANSMAIEENHDFGIVEMKRIIKELHDASNFGS, translated from the coding sequence ATGAAAACAATCATCGCATTTCTACTTTTGCTAATAACAGCATTTCAGCCCGCATATTCTCAAATTGGCAGACTAGCTCCAAGTCCGCTTCAAGAGACCAAGATAAAAATCGGCGTTACGGATATCACGCTTTCCTTTTCACGTCCTTCTATGCGAGGCAGGGAAATTTTTGGCGGATTGGTTCCGTACAATCAATGGTGGAGAACCGGCGCTAATCGAAATACAACCATTGAATTCAGCGAGGAAATAACCATTGGCGAACAAAGAATCAAAAAAGGGAAATACGCGATCTTTTCCAAGCCTAATCCCGACAAGTGGGAAATTCTGCTGTACAAGAAAACAGATAACTGGAATGTTCCAAAAACAATAGACAGTACGCAAATCGCCGCTTCGATCACCGTGCCTGTAAAAACGATAGCCGATACATTGGAAGTCATGTCAATTTCAATAGACAATTTCACCAACTATGAATTCGACTTGAGCATAGCTTGGAGCACTTCAAAAGTGACTATCCCTGTCCAATTAATCACCAGAGAAATCATGGAAGAAAAAATATCAAGCACTTTAAATGGCCCAAGTTTCCATGATTATTATGCCGCGGCGGTTTATGAAATGGAATCAGGACACAACTTCAATAGAGGTCTTGAATGGATTGAACTGTCCATCAAGCATCGAGAAACTCCTTCTTGGTGGGATCTTCGAGCAAAAGCAATCCTATTGATGGGCTTGAACAAAAACGAAGAAGCATTGAAAGTCGCTCAAAAAGCAAACTCCATGGCAATAGAGGAAAATCATGACTTCGGCATCGTTGAGATGAAACGAATCATAAAAGAACTACACGATGCGTCCAACTTTGGCTCTTAA
- a CDS encoding ABC transporter ATP-binding protein, translating to MNTLTIKNLSKTYENDVIALNDINLEITNGMFGLLGANGAGKSSLMKTIATLQEPTSGSITFNSVDIINQPDEIRKHLGYLPQEFGVYPKVSAEKLLDHLAVLKGILNRKERKEQVTALLQQVNLYQHRKKSVATFSGGMRQRFGIAQALLGNPQVIIVDEPTAGLDPEESNRFLNLLSEIGENVIVILSTHIVEDVLNLCPNMAILSHGKIISEGNPTSLIETIEGKVWSKIIEKSALEAYKESYQVISTKLISGKTQIRVLSESLPEEGFKSIAPNLEDYYFATLSAEKTKTLVVQ from the coding sequence ATGAATACTTTAACAATAAAAAACTTAAGCAAAACTTACGAAAATGACGTCATAGCTTTAAACGATATCAATCTGGAAATCACCAACGGGATGTTTGGATTATTGGGCGCAAATGGAGCGGGCAAATCTTCATTGATGAAAACCATTGCGACTTTGCAAGAACCAACTTCGGGAAGCATCACTTTCAATAGTGTCGACATTATCAATCAGCCGGATGAAATCAGAAAACATCTCGGTTATTTACCTCAGGAATTTGGAGTGTATCCAAAGGTTTCGGCAGAAAAATTACTCGACCATTTGGCTGTATTAAAAGGCATCCTCAATCGAAAAGAACGCAAAGAACAAGTCACTGCATTGTTGCAACAAGTCAATCTTTATCAGCATCGAAAGAAATCCGTAGCGACATTTTCTGGAGGAATGCGTCAGCGATTTGGAATTGCACAAGCTTTATTAGGTAATCCACAAGTGATCATCGTTGACGAACCAACAGCGGGTTTGGATCCTGAAGAGAGCAATCGCTTTTTGAATTTGCTAAGTGAAATCGGCGAAAATGTCATCGTGATTCTCTCGACACATATCGTCGAAGATGTATTAAACCTCTGTCCCAATATGGCCATTCTTTCTCATGGTAAAATCATTTCAGAAGGCAATCCTACATCGCTTATTGAGACCATCGAAGGAAAAGTTTGGAGCAAAATCATCGAAAAGTCAGCGTTGGAAGCTTACAAAGAATCTTATCAAGTCATTTCAACCAAGTTAATCTCCGGCAAAACACAAATCCGAGTACTTTCCGAAAGCCTGCCCGAAGAAGGATTCAAATCCATCGCTCCCAATCTCGAAGATTACTACTTCGCTACGCTTTCTGCAGAGAAAACTAAAACACTTGTCGTGCAATAA
- a CDS encoding TetR/AcrR family transcriptional regulator, which translates to MRVKDEEKKKAIYRSTLEIVSNQGIAGIKMADIARKVELSPSTLYIYFKNKEELITSLFTDIMEEQNKTTRKYITENQSFKIKLKNIWVYWLKYSINNYNEISFLQQVKKSPYFDKLPKHILEAKQDIGHDIYKEGKEQLIVKDIDNQVLSEISTAILHKCSALVMDKKFSLSNKDIDTMFSFVWDAIKS; encoded by the coding sequence ATGAGAGTCAAAGACGAAGAAAAAAAGAAAGCCATCTATAGAAGCACATTGGAAATAGTTAGCAATCAAGGAATTGCAGGGATAAAAATGGCAGATATTGCCAGAAAAGTAGAATTATCCCCCTCAACCCTTTACATCTATTTCAAAAATAAAGAGGAATTGATCACCTCTTTATTTACAGATATAATGGAAGAGCAAAACAAAACGACAAGGAAATACATTACTGAAAACCAATCTTTTAAGATTAAATTAAAAAATATATGGGTCTATTGGCTAAAGTATAGCATCAATAATTACAATGAAATCTCCTTTCTTCAACAAGTAAAAAAATCGCCTTACTTTGATAAACTTCCAAAACATATCCTCGAAGCTAAACAAGATATTGGGCATGACATTTATAAAGAAGGAAAAGAGCAACTGATAGTAAAAGACATTGACAATCAAGTACTTTCAGAAATTTCTACTGCAATATTACACAAATGCTCAGCATTAGTTATGGATAAAAAGTTTTCTCTTTCCAATAAAGACATAGACACTATGTTTTCCTTTGTTTGGGACGCTATTAAATCCTAA
- a CDS encoding ABC transporter permease/M1 family aminopeptidase, giving the protein MLHRLLQFELFYQAKQRALPIFILLFLGLGYFMGSQGFAPAGVNFNSVYQIYFHTGITTLGSVFVIMFFAVSGILRDQQHQMESLIFSSSVQKSPYFWSRFIGTFTFSVIAVSPFLLGYVLGNYYSDLDPERLAEFKLIYYLQPWLYLILPNVLMASAIIFSVSTLTKNTIATYASAVFIYVLYFISSMFLNSPMMAQSVPASPESMALASLADPFGFASFFEQTQFWTPFQKNTQLISLSGLFLFNRLIWIGFSFALLAITYRLFSFRKISKKSIKKSKAQKENIKSIAYRPIHSLHNFKADRLAFFSLVTLELKNIFKSLPFIVIFAMWLVSIFSELTGLVIRGSEYNVPLHPFTNQMIDQVTDSITLFSLILIIFYSAEIVWRERSLNLNSITDATPVKNSILFASKFIAILSLPVLLISSAILMCVGFQISLGYNDFEWNLYAMLFYHYGIQLAIYVMITLFINSISKNKFMGMGIFAMVIIISFKAVLIGLEHPLFSIGFMPRVSYSNMSGFAEGNLLFNHLSIFWSFLGIILTGLSFKIWNRGTIKTFSSKIKQLIYQWNTSQAIVFSTTLIGFLSMGILIFYQMNIDSEYINQDIKLNFRENYERKFKQYENMDKPYEVSRKTEVAIYPNKKSYHIKANYILKNKNEQPISEVFITEKIKLKSISIANASLIQHDSVYGTYLFKFHKPIMPEQSILYQYELINQLKNYEEEKSIVANGSYITHRGFEPVIGYRNGLEIIDKTERKKRNLPEREEDNHSDEHIHLEDLKVEKARFETIVSTSSDQVALSSGKLIRQWTENDRNFYHFKATEKILPTIGYFSAKYATQKINHQGISIEQYFDPKHDINVEEIELSSKQTLDYCQKNFGRYAFDHLRIAEIPSHWGFGGFAHPGVISMTEDRLYLTDVSDENTFNLVAKRTIHEVAHQWWGHALSAKPILGGSLLVEGLAKYTEAVVMEKRFGKRALYTLSNDARRKYFSGRSFANKAEPPAYKVFGQSYIAYGKSYHILMSLRDLIGEAKVNQALKKLTNKFRKKNTLEATTVDFLNELYLIAPENQHELIDDWFKKVITYDLSVEESHVKQMKNGKYEVHLKVKTKRNQTIENGAIQSIEINEPIMIGIFDKHPSEVSDDSSMIYYETKTINKEFTEFKIIVDKAPEYIGIDPFGTRSDENLADNVKRL; this is encoded by the coding sequence ATGCTACATAGATTACTACAATTCGAACTTTTTTATCAAGCCAAACAAAGAGCTCTCCCCATTTTTATCTTGCTATTTTTAGGCTTGGGATACTTTATGGGGTCGCAAGGATTTGCTCCCGCAGGCGTTAACTTCAACTCTGTTTATCAGATATATTTTCACACTGGAATTACTACGCTGGGCAGTGTCTTTGTTATCATGTTTTTTGCTGTTAGTGGCATTCTTCGCGATCAACAACACCAGATGGAAAGCTTGATTTTCAGCTCGTCCGTTCAGAAATCCCCTTACTTCTGGAGCCGTTTTATTGGAACATTTACATTCAGTGTCATCGCTGTTAGTCCCTTTCTTTTGGGTTATGTCTTAGGAAATTATTACTCAGATCTGGACCCTGAACGATTGGCCGAATTCAAATTGATCTATTATCTTCAACCTTGGTTATATCTGATTTTACCAAATGTGTTGATGGCATCGGCTATTATTTTCTCTGTCAGCACTTTGACCAAAAATACCATCGCAACCTATGCGAGCGCTGTTTTTATTTACGTTTTGTACTTTATCAGTTCGATGTTCTTGAATTCTCCTATGATGGCTCAATCCGTTCCTGCTTCTCCCGAAAGCATGGCTTTGGCCTCATTGGCGGATCCATTTGGTTTCGCTTCTTTCTTTGAACAAACTCAATTCTGGACTCCCTTTCAGAAAAATACTCAACTGATTTCTTTATCAGGCTTATTCCTCTTCAATCGATTGATTTGGATTGGCTTTTCATTCGCCTTATTAGCCATTACTTATCGATTATTTTCATTTCGAAAAATCAGCAAAAAAAGCATTAAGAAATCAAAAGCTCAAAAGGAAAACATCAAAAGTATTGCTTATCGACCGATTCATTCTTTGCATAATTTCAAAGCTGATCGTCTTGCATTTTTCTCTTTGGTAACTTTAGAATTGAAGAATATCTTCAAAAGCCTTCCCTTTATCGTCATCTTTGCCATGTGGCTGGTTAGTATTTTTTCAGAATTGACAGGTTTGGTCATTCGCGGGAGTGAATACAACGTTCCGCTTCATCCTTTCACCAATCAAATGATCGATCAAGTCACCGATTCCATCACCCTTTTCAGCTTGATATTGATCATTTTTTACAGTGCTGAGATCGTTTGGCGAGAAAGAAGTCTCAATTTAAATTCCATCACAGACGCAACACCTGTCAAAAACAGCATTTTATTCGCTTCGAAATTCATTGCAATCCTCTCACTACCTGTGCTATTGATTAGCTCGGCGATATTGATGTGTGTCGGATTTCAAATTAGCTTAGGCTACAATGATTTTGAGTGGAATTTATATGCGATGTTGTTTTATCATTATGGCATTCAATTAGCCATTTACGTCATGATCACTCTGTTCATCAATAGCATTTCCAAAAACAAATTCATGGGAATGGGAATCTTCGCGATGGTTATCATCATTTCTTTCAAAGCCGTTCTTATTGGTCTGGAACATCCACTGTTCAGCATCGGATTTATGCCACGTGTTTCATATTCAAATATGAGCGGATTTGCCGAGGGAAACCTTCTTTTCAATCATTTGAGTATCTTTTGGTCATTCTTGGGAATCATTCTGACAGGATTATCATTCAAAATCTGGAACCGAGGAACTATAAAAACCTTTTCATCCAAAATCAAACAATTGATTTATCAATGGAATACAAGTCAAGCCATTGTTTTTTCAACAACATTGATCGGATTTTTAAGCATGGGAATTTTGATTTTCTATCAAATGAATATCGATTCTGAATATATTAATCAAGATATCAAATTGAATTTCAGAGAAAATTATGAACGAAAATTCAAGCAATATGAAAACATGGATAAGCCCTACGAAGTATCACGAAAGACTGAAGTAGCGATTTATCCGAATAAAAAATCCTATCATATTAAAGCCAATTATATTTTAAAAAATAAAAATGAACAGCCTATTTCTGAAGTTTTCATTACTGAAAAAATAAAATTAAAAAGCATCTCTATTGCTAACGCTTCTCTCATTCAGCACGACTCTGTTTATGGAACTTACCTTTTCAAATTTCATAAACCCATCATGCCTGAGCAATCGATTCTTTATCAATACGAATTGATCAATCAATTGAAAAATTACGAAGAAGAAAAAAGTATCGTAGCGAATGGGTCTTATATCACACATCGAGGTTTTGAGCCTGTGATAGGATATCGAAATGGATTGGAAATCATAGACAAAACAGAGCGTAAGAAGCGAAATCTTCCCGAAAGAGAAGAAGATAATCATTCGGATGAACACATTCATTTGGAAGACTTAAAGGTTGAAAAAGCAAGATTCGAAACCATTGTCTCCACTTCTTCGGACCAGGTGGCTTTAAGTTCTGGAAAATTGATAAGACAATGGACAGAAAATGATCGAAACTTTTATCATTTCAAAGCTACGGAGAAGATTCTGCCTACTATCGGTTATTTTTCAGCCAAATATGCGACACAAAAAATTAATCATCAGGGCATCTCGATCGAACAATATTTTGATCCTAAGCATGACATCAATGTTGAGGAAATCGAGCTCAGCAGCAAACAAACACTCGACTATTGTCAGAAAAACTTCGGCCGATATGCCTTTGATCATTTGAGAATTGCTGAGATTCCTTCGCATTGGGGATTTGGAGGTTTTGCGCATCCGGGAGTCATCAGCATGACGGAAGATCGATTGTATTTGACCGATGTCAGTGATGAAAACACATTCAATCTTGTCGCAAAAAGAACCATTCACGAAGTTGCGCATCAGTGGTGGGGACATGCTTTGTCTGCGAAACCAATATTGGGAGGCTCTTTACTCGTCGAAGGTTTGGCCAAATACACTGAAGCCGTTGTGATGGAAAAGCGATTCGGAAAACGTGCCTTATATACCTTGTCCAATGACGCACGCAGAAAATATTTTTCAGGAAGGTCTTTTGCCAATAAAGCGGAACCGCCCGCTTATAAAGTTTTTGGTCAATCTTATATCGCTTACGGAAAATCTTATCATATCTTGATGTCCTTGCGAGATCTGATCGGTGAAGCAAAAGTTAATCAGGCCTTAAAAAAATTGACAAACAAATTCCGCAAAAAAAACACTCTAGAAGCTACTACAGTCGATTTTCTGAATGAGCTTTATCTCATCGCTCCGGAAAATCAACACGAATTGATCGACGATTGGTTCAAGAAAGTCATTACCTATGATTTGAGTGTTGAAGAAAGTCATGTGAAGCAAATGAAAAATGGCAAATACGAAGTTCATTTGAAAGTCAAAACGAAACGAAATCAGACGATTGAAAACGGAGCTATTCAATCCATTGAAATCAACGAACCAATCATGATTGGTATCTTTGATAAACATCCTTCAGAAGTGAGCGATGACAGCTCGATGATTTATTATGAAACAAAGACGATCAATAAAGAATTTACCGAATTCAAAATCATCGTCGACAAAGCGCCTGAGTACATAGGAATCGATCCATTTGGAACCAGATCAGACGAAAATCTGGCGGATAATGTAAAACGACTATAA
- a CDS encoding LytR/AlgR family response regulator transcription factor encodes MLKYIIIDDEPLAHEIIEEFCSMLPHLQLEQHCYNAMEALQYLNKHSVDFMFLDINMPKLKGLDFLRTLPQPPKTIITTAYKEYALEGYELEVVDYLLKPFSFDRLVKAVNKVQVQEASTIAKKETKASNRFFVKGDKKHHYVDENDILYIEAYGNYTKLFMNEEMILTHEKISYFEDFLDTGKFLRVHKSYMIALDKIKLIEGNQIIIQEHNVPIGQTYKSNVNKVLGF; translated from the coding sequence ATGCTTAAATACATCATTATAGACGATGAGCCTTTGGCGCATGAGATAATTGAGGAGTTTTGCAGCATGCTGCCTCATTTGCAGTTGGAACAACATTGTTATAATGCCATGGAAGCGCTTCAATATCTGAATAAGCATTCCGTTGATTTTATGTTTTTGGATATCAATATGCCGAAATTGAAAGGCTTGGATTTCTTAAGAACATTGCCTCAACCGCCGAAAACGATCATTACAACTGCGTATAAAGAATACGCCTTGGAAGGTTATGAATTGGAAGTGGTTGATTATTTATTGAAGCCATTTAGCTTTGATCGATTAGTCAAAGCAGTCAATAAGGTTCAGGTGCAAGAAGCTTCAACTATTGCAAAAAAAGAAACGAAAGCTTCGAATCGATTCTTTGTAAAAGGCGATAAAAAGCATCATTATGTTGACGAAAATGACATCTTATATATCGAAGCTTATGGGAATTACACCAAGCTTTTTATGAACGAAGAAATGATCTTAACGCATGAGAAAATCTCTTACTTTGAAGATTTTTTAGATACGGGGAAATTTCTTCGTGTTCATAAATCTTATATGATCGCCTTAGATAAAATTAAACTCATCGAGGGTAATCAGATCATCATTCAAGAACATAATGTTCCAATTGGTCAGACATATAAGAGCAATGTGAATAAGGTTTTGGGCTTTTAG